In a single window of the Gadus macrocephalus chromosome 6, ASM3116895v1 genome:
- the slc39a14 gene encoding metal cation symporter ZIP14 isoform X2, protein MPRQTRHGCPTTTTTTTTTTATPSFRVHRPWPMVVLLMLLCPLDNVLAQGEGSAQAQAQSPAEVLQDLLTRYGDNFTITVPQLRALLSHLSRDQGDEANSTSVAATERPPVSTPKAISSKCLASDTLAVYNFSEQSRLDGQGLQMFCPTMLQQLDAGACGMEKEEGLSSDPAPRPTGLEVWGFSFLSVTLVSVFSLTGAVLVPLMTSRYMRRALAYFIALSIGTLFSTAVFQLLPEAFGFDPTVNNYVSKSTVVFGGFYLFFFTEKVLKALLKRKDGENGHGHSHSHFHGSECYLSANGDAEGVREKLQANGEALGDKADAGEGELMLSPAQTPQASSSPEAGAVAGPSSKRGGCYWLKGTAYSDIGTLAWMITLSDGLHNFIDGLAIGASFTSSVFQGISTSVAILCEEFPHELGDFVILLNAGMSIQQALFFNFLSACCCYLGMGFGILAGNSFSPNWIFALAGGMFLYIALADMFPEMNAVSREEEEAGGSSFIVIFAIQNAGLLTGFAIMLLLTTYSGQMRMD, encoded by the exons ATGCCCCGTCAAACTCGTCATGGctgtcccaccaccaccaccaccaccaccaccaccaccgccaccccctcCTTCAGGGTCCATCGGCCGTGGCCGATGGTGGTCCTCCTCATGCTCCTGTGTCCCCTGGACAATGTGCTGGCCCAAGGAGAAGGCAGCGCCCAGGCTCAGGCCCAGTCTCCCGCCGAagtcctccaggacctcctgaCCCGCTATGGGGACAACTTCACCATCACAGTGCCCCAGCTTCGGGCCCTCCTGTCCCACTTGAGTCGGGACCAGGGGGACGAGGCCAACAGCACCTCCGTCGCCGCGACCGAGAGACCTCCGGTGTCCACGCCCAAAGCCATCAGCTCCAAG TGCCTGGCGTCAGATACCTTGGCCGTGTACAACTTCAGCGAGCAATCACGGCTGGATGGACAGGGCTTGCAGATGTTCTGCCCCACCATGCTACAGCAACTGGATGCCGGTGCTTGTGGCATGGAAAAGGAGGAGGGGCTTAGCAGTGACCCCGCCCCCAGACCGACTGGCTTAGAAG TGTGGGGCTTCTCCTTCCTCAGTGTGACGCTGGTCAGTGTCTTCTCTCTCACCGGGGCCGTGCTGGTGCCGCTCATGACCTCGCGCTACATGCGCCGCGCCCTGGCCTATTTCATCGCTCTGTCCATCGGCACGCTCTTCTCCACCGCCGTGTTCCAGCTCCTGCCCGAG GCGTTTGGCTTCGACCCCACTGTCAACAACTATGTGTCCAAGTCCACGGTCGTTTTCGGGGGCTTCTACCTGTTCTTCTTCACGGAGAAAGTCCTCAAGGCCCTGTTGAAACGGAAAGATGGG GAAAACGGCCATggccacagccacagccactTCCACGGTTCGGAGTGTTACTTGTCGGCCAATGGCGATGCCGAGGGCGTGCGGGAGAAGCTCCAGGCCAACGGGGAAGCCCTGGGCGACAAGGCGGACGCCGGGGAGGGGGAGCTCATGCTTAGCCCCGCACAGACGCCACAG GCTTCCTCGAGCCCCGAGGCGGGTGCGGTCGCGGGCCCCAGCAGCAAAAGGGGGGGATGCTACTGGCTGAAGGGGACGGCCTACTCCGACATCGGCACGCTGGCCTGGATGATCACGCTGAGCGACGGCCTGCACAACTTCATCGACGGGCTGGCCATCGGCGCCTCCTTCACGTCCTCCGTGTTCCAGGGAATCAGCACCTCCGTGGCCATCTTGTGTGAGGAGTTCCCCCACGAGCTCG GGGACTTTGTTATCCTGCTGAACGCTGGCATGAGCATCCAGCAGGCGCTGTTCTTCAACTTCCTGTCCGCCTGCTGCTGCTACCTGGGAATGGGCTTTGGTATCCTGGCAGGAAACAGCTTTTCGCCTAATTGGATTTTTGCCCTGGCTGGCGGAATGTTCCTCTACATCGCTTTGGcggacatg TTCCCAGAGATGAACGCGGTgagtcgggaggaggaggaggccggagGCAGCAGCTTCATCGTCATCTTCGCCATCCAGAACGCAGGGCTGCTCACCGGCTTCGCCATCATGCTTCTCCTCACCACCTACTCGGGCCAGATGAGAATGGACTAG
- the slc39a14 gene encoding metal cation symporter ZIP14 isoform X1 yields the protein MPRQTRHGCPTTTTTTTTTTATPSFRVHRPWPMVVLLMLLCPLDNVLAQGEGSAQAQAQSPAEVLQDLLTRYGDNFTITVPQLRALLSHLSRDQGDEANSTSVAATERPPVSTPKAISSKCLASDTLAVYNFSEQSRLDGQGLQMFCPTMLQQLDAGACGMEKEEGLSSDPAPRPTGLEVWGYGFLCVTLISLCSLVGASVVPFMRKTFYKRLLLYFIALAIGTLYSNALFQLIPEAFGFDPTVNNYVSKSTVVFGGFYLFFFTEKVLKALLKRKDGENGHGHSHSHFHGSECYLSANGDAEGVREKLQANGEALGDKADAGEGELMLSPAQTPQASSSPEAGAVAGPSSKRGGCYWLKGTAYSDIGTLAWMITLSDGLHNFIDGLAIGASFTSSVFQGISTSVAILCEEFPHELGDFVILLNAGMSIQQALFFNFLSACCCYLGMGFGILAGNSFSPNWIFALAGGMFLYIALADMFPEMNAVSREEEEAGGSSFIVIFAIQNAGLLTGFAIMLLLTTYSGQMRMD from the exons ATGCCCCGTCAAACTCGTCATGGctgtcccaccaccaccaccaccaccaccaccaccaccgccaccccctcCTTCAGGGTCCATCGGCCGTGGCCGATGGTGGTCCTCCTCATGCTCCTGTGTCCCCTGGACAATGTGCTGGCCCAAGGAGAAGGCAGCGCCCAGGCTCAGGCCCAGTCTCCCGCCGAagtcctccaggacctcctgaCCCGCTATGGGGACAACTTCACCATCACAGTGCCCCAGCTTCGGGCCCTCCTGTCCCACTTGAGTCGGGACCAGGGGGACGAGGCCAACAGCACCTCCGTCGCCGCGACCGAGAGACCTCCGGTGTCCACGCCCAAAGCCATCAGCTCCAAG TGCCTGGCGTCAGATACCTTGGCCGTGTACAACTTCAGCGAGCAATCACGGCTGGATGGACAGGGCTTGCAGATGTTCTGCCCCACCATGCTACAGCAACTGGATGCCGGTGCTTGTGGCATGGAAAAGGAGGAGGGGCTTAGCAGTGACCCCGCCCCCAGACCGACTGGCTTAGAAG TCTGGGGTTATGGATTCCTGTGCGTCACTCTGATCTCGCTGTGTTCGCTGGTGGGCGCCAGCGTGGTTCCCTTCATGAGGAAAACCTTTTACAAGCGCCTGCTGCTCTACTTCATAGCCCTGGCCATTGGCACGCTCTACTCCAACGCCCTCTTCCAGCTCATCCCGGAG GCGTTTGGCTTCGACCCCACTGTCAACAACTATGTGTCCAAGTCCACGGTCGTTTTCGGGGGCTTCTACCTGTTCTTCTTCACGGAGAAAGTCCTCAAGGCCCTGTTGAAACGGAAAGATGGG GAAAACGGCCATggccacagccacagccactTCCACGGTTCGGAGTGTTACTTGTCGGCCAATGGCGATGCCGAGGGCGTGCGGGAGAAGCTCCAGGCCAACGGGGAAGCCCTGGGCGACAAGGCGGACGCCGGGGAGGGGGAGCTCATGCTTAGCCCCGCACAGACGCCACAG GCTTCCTCGAGCCCCGAGGCGGGTGCGGTCGCGGGCCCCAGCAGCAAAAGGGGGGGATGCTACTGGCTGAAGGGGACGGCCTACTCCGACATCGGCACGCTGGCCTGGATGATCACGCTGAGCGACGGCCTGCACAACTTCATCGACGGGCTGGCCATCGGCGCCTCCTTCACGTCCTCCGTGTTCCAGGGAATCAGCACCTCCGTGGCCATCTTGTGTGAGGAGTTCCCCCACGAGCTCG GGGACTTTGTTATCCTGCTGAACGCTGGCATGAGCATCCAGCAGGCGCTGTTCTTCAACTTCCTGTCCGCCTGCTGCTGCTACCTGGGAATGGGCTTTGGTATCCTGGCAGGAAACAGCTTTTCGCCTAATTGGATTTTTGCCCTGGCTGGCGGAATGTTCCTCTACATCGCTTTGGcggacatg TTCCCAGAGATGAACGCGGTgagtcgggaggaggaggaggccggagGCAGCAGCTTCATCGTCATCTTCGCCATCCAGAACGCAGGGCTGCTCACCGGCTTCGCCATCATGCTTCTCCTCACCACCTACTCGGGCCAGATGAGAATGGACTAG
- the ascc2 gene encoding activating signal cointegrator 1 complex subunit 2, which yields MACAIVPLDEQQVTEPSVVGKDRTLPALHPDRKEERCFVPYKPPPEDGSPAQVEEFLEHAKFITEDLEWLLALPHDKFWCQVVFDETLQKCLDSYLRHASRGLDPAGLPCSPAVAEAQRHIHRAVFMTFLRMATHKESKENFLTPSVFGEIIYENFLFDIPKILDLCVLFGKGNTQLLHKMIENIFTQQPGYYSDLDEAVPSVLQVFDTILDKCGLQCEGAAMEPMKLSANGRPTAMTMSQQDLLDLVLYLCDSTTTIHAFLDIYPPACSTFQSHSFLSRLVSFYESAVPDIEKAVRKRNFTDKSLKEDLWKRMCHSCKRMVEVAHLLLQHACLQPILEGGDNIQTFAEELLQHFTSFLPEKRFLSDYDEQFPIADDISLLQQALPLIDETRTSYLLQGVQSAWDSVGRRRPRGHTQTHGLPAAQGGAAGGRASPLGLRESGEGWETPRGAEASQYMPHKGNNGAAGSLGAGELESLLSSIRELLPDLGEGFLLACLQEYDYSSELVINNILEDRLAPGLDQLDRAMPRAPKEELPPVLSERSNVFDDDEFDVFHRDKVDMSRIWKGRRKGESAQEVLGDKQHIDAQRDRYRAYENVVDEVMVEPGAVYTLDGDYDDEYDDTYDVNQVGANDLDGDSLLSRRPFTLPLVLRTGNKAQFELEEEEEEDTRPMENQNPNHAPRDQFCQDPALLRERAEARRAAFHQKKGVRPEPAGSVVGQPKGQGQTQETLQDRRKKEASKGRGANHNRRNMADRKRNKGMIPS from the exons ATGGCCTGTGCCATAGTACCGCTTGATGAACAACAGGTGACTGAACCGAGTGTTGTCGGAAAAGACCGAACCTTGCCTGCTCTG CATCCTGACCGGAAGGAAGAGCGATGTTTTGTGCCCTACAAGCCTCCGCCCGAGGATGGCTCACCTGCTCAGGTGGAGGAGTTCCTAGAACATGCCAAGTTCATCACTGAAGACCTGGAGTGGTTGCTGGCTTTACCCCATGACAAGTTCTGGTGCCAG GTCGTGTTCGACGAGACGCTGCAGAAGTGTCTGGACTCGTACCTGCGCCACGCCTCCCGTGGCCTGGACCCGGCAGGGCTGCCTTGCTCCCCGGCCGTGGCAGAGGCGCAGCGTCACATTCACCGGGCGGTCTTCATGACCTTCCTCCGGATGGCCACGCACAAGGAGTCCAAG GAGAACTTCCTGACTCCGTCCGTGTTTGGCGAGATCATCTACGAAAACTTTCTGTTTGACATTCCCAAGATCCTGGACCTGTGCGTGCTGTTCGGCAAGGGCAACACCCAGCTGTTGCATAAGATGATAG AAAACATCTTCACGCAGCAGCCCGGTTACTACAGTGACCTGGACGAGGCGGTGCCGTCGGTTCTGCAG GTGTTCGACACGATCCTGGACAAGTGCGGTCTTCAGTGTGAAGGCGCCGCCATGGAGCCCATGAAGCTCAGTGCCAACGGCCGGCCCACTGCCATGACCATGAGTCAGCAG GACTTGTTAGACCTGGTTCTGTACCTGTGTGACTCAACCACCACCATCCACGCCTTCCTAGACATCTACCCCCCTGCCTGCTCCACCTTCCAGTCCCACAGCTTCCTCAGCAG ACTGGTCTCCTTTTATGAGTCTGCTGTCCCGGACATTGAGAAGGCAGTGAGGAAGAGAAACTTTACAGACAAAAG ccttaaGGAGGACTTGTGGAAGAGGATGTGCCACTCGTGTAagaggatggtggaggtggcccacctgctgctgcagcacgcCTGCCTACAGCCCATCCTGGAGGG GGGTGACAATATCCAAACATTCGCAGAGGAACTCCTACAACATTTCACGTCATTTCTCCCTGAAAAACG GTTCCTGTCAGACTATGATGAACAGTTCCCCATAGCCGACGACATCAGTCTACTGCAGCAGGCTCTGCCTCTCAT AGACGAGACGCGGACGTCGTACCTGCTTCAGGGGGTGCAGAGTGCCTGGGACAGCGTGGGCCGGCGCAGGCCCCGGGGCCACACGCAGACCCACGGCCTCCCAGCAGCCCAGGGAGGGGCCGCCGGGGGCCGGGCCTCCCCCCTGGGGCTGAGGGAGTCCGGGGAGGGCTGGGAGACCCCCAGGGGAGCTGAAGCCTCGCAGTACATGCCCCACAAAGGAAACAAC ggcgcTGCGGGTTCGCTGGGCGCGGGGGAGCTGGAGTCGCTGCTCTCCTCGATCAGGGAGCTGCTGCCCGACCTGGGGGAGGGCTTCCTGCTGGCCTGCCTCCAGGAGTACGACTACAGCTCGGAGCTGGTCATCAACAACATCCTGGAGGACCGCCTGGCCCCCGGCCTGGACCAGCTGGACCGCGCCATGCCCAG AGCCCCGAAGGAGGAGCTGCCGCCGGTGCTGAGCGAAAGGTCCAACGTGTTCGACGACGACGAGTTTGACGTGTTCCACAGGGACAAGGTGGACATGTCCCGCATCTGGAAGGGCAGGAG GAAAGGGGAGAGCGCGCAGGAGGTCCTCGGGGACAAGCAGCACATCGACGCGCAGCGGGACCGCTACCGGGCCTACGAGAACGTGGTGGAcgaggtgatggtggagcccGGGGCGGTCTACACCCTGGACGGGGACTACGACGACGAGTACGACGACACCTACGACGTCAACCAAGTGGGGGCCAACGACCTGGACGGAGACAGCCTGCTGAGCCGGAG GCCTTTCACCCTCCCATTAGTGCTGCGGACCGGAAACAAAGCGCAGTttgagctggaggaggaagaggaggaagacacGAGGCCCATGGAG AACCAGAACCCCAACCACGCGCCCAGGGACCAGTTCTGCCAGGACCCCGCCCTGCTTAGGGAACGTGCCGAGGCCAGACGGGCCGCCTTCCACCAGAAGAAAGG CGTTCGCCCCGAGCCGGCGGGCAGCGTGGTGGGCCAGCCCAAGGGCCAGGGCCAGACCCAGGAGACGCTGCAGGACCGCCGCAAGAAGGAGGCCAGCAAGGGACGGGGGGCCAACCACAACCGCCGCAACATGGCTGACCGCAAGAGGAACAAGGGCATGATCCCCTCCTGA